ACCACGCCGAAGTTCCAGGTTGCGAAGAAAGTCAGACGTTGGATTTGATGACAACATTGAAATGTCAAATATTGGAAAGCGGACACGGAGTGCATCAGCAACTAGGCAACAAAGTGatgctgaaaatgaaggTGATGGACCTATGGGTCTGAGTGAGTCAAGTCGGAAGAGCCACACTTCAGAATTAGCTGCATCTTCAAGAGGTACTAGAAGTAGACGAAAAGAAGCCAACGAGCCAAGTGAAATGGAAcaagatgaaattaaagataAATCtttaaaggaagaagaagaagaaaagaaaaaagggaaTGCCGATAGTCGAGATCAAGTTGGTGAAACCAACGATAATGTTTCTGAAAAGGTCGAAGACAGTGATGAGCCTGAGAGTAAATTGAGAAGGtcttcaagaaaaagaaaggttgAAGAGACTCTGCTTAATACAAAAAGGCAAAGGAGTTCGTCGGGAACACCAAATAAGCGGCGCTCTGGACGGAGAGGAAAAACCAAGTCGCCAACACCCCCAAAAGATTCCGATGCTGAAGAAGAGACAGGAATAGCCACCAGAAGAACTCGTCGCAGAACAAACCAGCAGGAGTAGTAAAAATCATTTAGAAAAGCAAAATATATAGTTAACTTTAGAAAAGAGGGATATACAAGGTTTGTAGTGTACATTAAGCATTAATAGTAATAACGGGGCTGTTTAATCATATCCAGAGTATGAGGGGATATCAAAATGGATGTTGGGATAATCCGTAGAGTATAATGGCAATGACCTATTATCCTCAGCGAAACCAACCTCCAAATCGCCTGGGAAAACATCTGCCTTATCTGTAAATTCAGTATCTTCGAGATCAATCGAACCAGTTGAGGATTTCAAGTACCGATTGAGAAACGACGGTGTAGATAGTTTCTCAAACCATCCATTCTGAAGATTTCTTTTCAAGTAGCTGTTCTCAATTTTAGTTACATCTACTCTCTTAGCACCAAACCCAGCATTTATAAGAGCTCTAGTGATCCATGGGTTAATTATACCACTGAAATGCATTTCCCATTGAGGACCAACAAAGTGATCAATTGTCATCTGTAAATCAAGTAAGGCCTGAACTGAAGTAGCATCGACAGCAACAACCTGCGAAAAGTCCAGGTGCAGGATCCTGAAGACAGGCCTGGAGTCTTCTATTCTCTTTCTATTCTGAATGTATTCATCACTTTCGTTACCATCATATGAAACATCATCACCAGCATTCGCATCCTCCAAATCTTTGATCTCTTTGTTAAAGAATTTTCTAAAATTCCCCATTTTAAGATGTTTCCAGTTTTCTTTCCAGTTCGATTCAGCATACGTATATTCACACCATAATCTTTCTCTATTATCATTGTGTGGTTTATAATCCGCTCTCACTTTTGCAATGATCTGATCAATTTGTAAGGAACAGTTAGAGTAAACAAAACTTTCAGACATTCTGTAAACTAGAACGCCAGATGGAGGTTTCTCTACATTGATATTCCCATTGATGAATCTAGTATGAACTTTGCTTGGATTATTAGGTTCTTTAGGAAGTGGTACCCACTTGTATACATAGCTAGTGGGTGGATTTAATGCTTGCTTGGTGGATTCATTAAATGgtgttttgttgattgaCGTGACTGAACCGTTTTCGGAAGTAGAGTTTTCTGAAGATGTTTTTAAGCCAGctggaagaagaattggatTTTCCAAAGTGGCAACTTTAACACGACCCAAAAAGGAACCATTTGGTAAGCACAATCTCCATAGTAATTGAGCAGCAGATGCACATAATGCAAAATAGATACCGTCCTCAATTGTAGCAAAAACAGTAATGAAAACACCggtaatgaaaataataaagtCAACCGGAGAAAACATGTAAAGTTTGGTTGTTAATTTGTAAGAAGCCAACAAACCAGCAACACAGTGAATAATAATCGCACATAATGTTGCATTTGGAATATAATAGAACCCATTGGTGAAAcaatatattgataataGTACTGAACAGCCTGTAATCAATGCTTTTAATGGAGTCTTCACACCACACTTTGCAGATAATGCAGTTCTAGAGAAAGAACCAGTAACTGGGTAAGCGCCAAAGAAAGTACCCACCATATTTGTGACACCGATGGCAATGAACTCTTGATTTGGATTGACTCTGTAGCCGTTAATTCTTGCAAAAGATTTcgaaattgaaatatgTTCAAGAACTAGCAcgattgttgaaattggaaGTTCGGAAGCAATGTGTTTTGCTAGACCAGGAGGAGGAACAAATCTTCCCACGTGTTTTAAGCCAGAAGGAATATCTCCAATAATTGAATAAGGTGCCTTTTTAGAATGTGGTCTATACCTTAGAACACCAAATGAGATACAAGTTGATATTATAATAACAAAAGCGGTTCTCAAGTTGAGGATATAGGTGATAGCAATCCTTTTCTTAGCATCGCTTTTatatttcttcaagtaaTACTCACATGTAAATTGCCAAATGTAAAGTATAACCAAACCCGTTAAGCCAAATGCAACGTCGACTTCTGTGTCTGGtaaatgtttcaaaaacGCAATGATGGTCTCACAGGTAGATTTGTGCTTACCAGCCTTTTTACTAAAACCAAATAGGCCAGCCAACTGGCCAGCCACAATGTTAAACGCCGAGCCAGTAGTGAATGCAAGAATAGCAGGCAAAGAAAGCAACTCAACAATAAACcccaatttcaacaaaccAATACCAAGCACAATACCCCCAGAAATTAAAGCTAAAGTGGTTGCAATCTCTTCATTAGAATATAATCCCGGATACTTGCCTTGGACTCTGGTCACAATTTTACCAACTTCTTGAGATAGAACAGCAACGGGACCTATACAAATTTCTCTTGAAGTGGCAAACAAGAAGTAAAACATTGCACCTATAAATGCGGAGTAGAGACCAAATTCTGGGCTTAAAGTAGCCAACTTAGCGTAAGACATTGATTGAGGGACTAAAACGATGGCAACCGTTACACCAGTAATGAAGTCAGAAAGCATCCAGTTCAAGTTTGTCGGGTAATGCGGGAACCAATCTATCACTGGAAAGATATTCTTCAAGTAACTCAATGAACGGCTCGTTGGGTTCTTGAAGAGATTCTTCACATAGGTTGTTGAGCTGATCTCCCTGGTGTGGAATTCAGGGACCTTCATattttggttgttttcGTAGAACGAAGCTTTATCCTCCTCGTAAGATATATCGGCCTGATATTGCATTAAGATGTTCTTTTTGCAAAAGTATTGTTTGGTGatgttggaaaaaaaaaggctaAATTATCAGTAGTTGTTAGTTTGATCTAAACTAAAACGTTTAAAGATAATCGATGCTTTAAATAGGAGGGATtaagttttcttttccccAGGTTGTAAAGGTTCAAttaatttgaaattcagGGATGTGTCACCAAAATAGGGAATAGCGGGCTTTGGATGGGGGGAGGGGTGTTTTAATTGATCTAACTATCTAGTGATAACACTCTATGAGCCACTTCAAAGCCACAAAGTCTAGTTAGCAGAAATGTGGTGCATTTTaacatcaatttcattcGCCTTACGAACTGTGGGAATCCATCATCCTAAATATGGTACACATAGGAACTGTGGATCAAAGTAAATATGTGGTGTCATGCTATTCATAAAACGAGATGCCTATTTTAGCAACTGTGGATGGTACGGATTCATGCTTGCCGGAAAAGGAAAGTGTGGTTTTCTACACCAAGTAGCCGACATAGCCGACTTAGGCGAAGAAAATCTACCTCTTTTAAGCGAATGTTCTTTTTGTGGCTTCTTTCGCGAACAGagtaacaaaaaaatgtcCCGTCATTTTTTAAAGGGTTTCAATTCCTGCTTCGATTGCTTATTTTggggtttttttttttttttttttttttttttggtttgtttgGTTATTATGCATTTTTAGTTTAATTATTTGcgactttttttttcttccatttttttcactctCGCACGTCGAAATGAACTTGTTGGTCCAGggagggaaaaaaaaaaaaattgaagtgGTCATTCTGTCATACCGAACTGGTTTTTGCTTATAAAGTTTTACTTCTTTTTTGGGCTTTATATCTTTTAATTTAAATAGATCCATACAGATTCAACCATGTCTCAAGGTACTTTATTCGGTTCTACTGAAACTAGATCCATTCTTCCTGTCGGCTTAGTCAAAGCTTTCAAGTTAGACATTGCTCttgaaaagagagaagcGCCAGCACAAAAGGCAGCTTTCCCAAACACCAAGGTCCCAGCTTTCATTGGTCCAAAGGGATTCAAGTTACAAGAATCCATTGCCGTTCTTTTCTACTTGATCTCTTTACATGATGCAGAATCTCCATTATTAGGTACTGACGTTGAATCCAAGGCCCAAGTCCTTAAATACCTTTCATGGGCTACTGCCGAATTAATGACTCCAGTTACTGTTGTTATTAAGATCTTGCTGAACAGAGTTCCATTCAACAAGAAGGCTCTTGATACTGCAAACGCTGAAGTTGACCAGCACGTTGCTCAATTAGAAAAGAGATTATTGACTCACACTTTCTTAGTTGGTGAAAGGTTAACTGTTGctgatttgtttgttgcATCTTGTTTCTACAGATGCTTTGCATTGACTTTTGGTAAGAAATGGAGAGCTGAACACCCAGTTTTTATGAGATGGTTCAACACGGTCATTAAGACCGAATACTTATCCTACTTCTTTGAcacttttgaatttgtcgATGAACCAGTTAAGCCACAACTACCATCAAAGAAGGAAACCAAGCCTAAACAAGAAGAAccagcaccagcaccagcaccagcacAGCCAAAGAAGGCAAAACATCCATTAGAAGAATTAGGTAAGCCAACCATTCCTTTAGATGAATTAAAGAGAAACTACTCTAACATGGAAACCAGAGAAGGTGCTTTACCATACTTCTGGAACACTTTCTACAACGACAAAGAATGGTCATTGTGGAGAGTCGACTACAAGTATAACGATGAATTAACCTTGACTTTCATGTCTAACAACTTAGTTGGTggtttcttcaacagattATCTGCTTCCACCAAGTACATGTTTGGTTGTGCTGTCGTTTACGgtgaaaacaacaacaacggTATCGTTGGTGCTTTCTTAGTTAGAGGCCAAGATTACAAGCCTGCTTTTGAAGTTGCTCCAGATTTCGAATCTTACTCCTTCACCAAGTTAGATGCTTCCAAGCCAGAAGACAGAGAATTCGTTGACAACATGTGGGCTTGGGACAAGCCAGTCATCGTTAATGGTGAGTCTAAGGAAATTGCTGATGGTAAGGTCTTGAAATAAGTGCCTTTGGGTAATTGTAAAAACCTTTTATACTTTTTAGTCTAGTTCTATCGAAAGTCTACTATAAGTTACACCGATTCATTAATAGAacattaaaaaaaatgaacgccaaaaaaaaaaaaacagactTAAAGCCGTTTTAAAAATAGATTCTCGTTGTTTCAAGTACATAAAATTTGGGTTACCGTTGATTAAAGGAAACCCATAATGCAGAAATTCTGCGGATGGGAAAACATTTCTTCGATTTTATCTAGATTCACACATCACAGGTGTCACCTGATCCTGACCTTCTTATAAAATCATTCACGGAGAATCATTTGGAGAATCTCCCACAGGTATGGACCACCAGTTGAGACATGAACCGTCCCTCATCCTTTTCAAGGAAGCTACACGAATAACATTCGATAACATCACGGGTGAATATAACTATAGAAAAtgttctttcttcaatttcctcaGTTATCTATCACTGTtggtttccatttttttgcagtttttgtttttggcATCAGATATTTATACATTAATCCAAATTTATGCATTAAACGACTGGGAAGAATTCCATGTTATTACGTATATTCCTGTTTTAACTTATAGAATCACATTCACTGTCTGCATAGGGATTTCATTCATTTATTTGATAGTGACTTGGGTTTTGGGGTTTTTTATCCAGCGCCGAAATAGAGTAGTTCCTTCTTACTTACACACTGGTGCAAGACAAATTGATTCTTTAAAAAGCTATGAGAGATTTTGCATCTACGAAGAAGTCCAAAGCAAAAAGGTACATGACTGGATTTGCCTTTCAATTTACACTGGATATCACTATGAACTTATAAATTGGCTGTTAGCTGATTCCCCAAGACAAATCCTCAATGGTGTGACCATCGCATACTCTGTATCTAATAAGTTTACCTCCGGGGAACTGGGTATGATTTTGAGCGATATTGCTAAgacaaataaaaaggaagcTGTCTTATTATCgtttatgtttttttcatttgttgtttggCTATGCTTCACATTTAAGAACTTTATTATCattttatcttcaatatgtATAATTCCTAAcataaaaagaaagaagaaaactAAGTTCAACAAATACTGTGCAGATCTAGTTGCTGCAAGAGTTTACAAGCTATACGACAGCAAGGCTAAAATGAATGAAGAAGAGttatcaaaaagaagaaaggtTCCTTCGTTCATCAAAAACAccaatgttgaagattctTCATTCATCACCGAAGATTATAATGATGGTACAGAAGATTTCGATATTGTGGATCCTCTTAGAGCCGACCAAACTAACGAATTAACAAATGATTCAGTTGTATCCTTAGAAAAACTCAATCCTTTTGATTCCTACTCTCAAGTATCAGAGTTCCCGTTATCACATTCAAGAGTCAACCTTGTGCCCAAAGCCTCTCTTCACCGTAGAAGTCCGTCAAAAAATCGTGTTTTTACCAATAATGAATACGAACTACATGAAATTACAATGAGTGACCCTCATAATGATGCCCCTCACAGTAAAACAACCAATCATTATGATAATGGAGTGAAACCAACAACTGACTATTCACATAGTACAAATAGTCCATTTTGTATTTCTGAAGCGGAAACTCAGGATTGTGGGATACGTGAAAGTTACGTATACATCCCTTCTAAAGTTTATGAGGAAGTTTACCACCAGCAGAGCCCTCTGAATGGTAAGCCGCCTAgaattgtttttgaaacaGAGGGCAATCCTAGCTCCGAATCATCCACGTTGCCACAGTACACCCCAACATCGAGCAAAAACAGAGAACACGCTTCACATAGAAAAGATCCAAAATACGATGGTGTGGATACTGATGGTGAAGAAAGTGAGGACGACGACgatgacgaagaagaagaagattatATAAAGATTGGACAAACTTCGTACGGGAATCCAAAACGTGGTAATTCACGAACTTTGTACGGTTCAAGGGGACTTGCCAATCATAGGACAATCATATAAACATCCAATTTGCACTAACTTCATTAAACAATCATCTTTGTAAACTTTTCTAACTACTAgtaatatatatatatatatatatctacTTATACTTTAACAACTCCCCTAATtatcttgaaaaaactaACTAAATAAAGGATTTACTTTAAAATGCAACgatatcaaagaaaatatgaATGTCTTTAAATCTTGTACTAGGTAGTAgaagattttcaaactttcGGCGTCATTCATACCTTTTATTGACACAAGTGATAAACGGCCAACAGTTTTCAgtaccttttttttgttaccACATCgaatttcaatttcttgctTAGACTCTCTCTCAGCCTTAGGCCAAAACACATCAGATTCAAGTAATATTTGACTTTCCTTGACAATACAAAGTATTTCTTCGAGCACTAGCAATGAGATACATACTTCCTTTCTGATCAACTCCTCATTTCTGTAATTGGTCTGGTTAGCGTATCTCAATGTTGCAAACTTATCGCCAGGATTGTGACGTATATCAAACTCAAGGAATTCATGCCCATGAACATTATCTTTATAACCACCCGAATAAAATCGGAGGTAGAATTCTGTATCAGTAGATCCCACGTTTAAATCAAAGGAATCAGACATTGACCGTTAGATATACCTTATATTGGCTGTTCTCTGTGGGATGGGTGCTGAGTCTACCAATGTTACAAAAAAGTTTAGGAGCGTGTTGATGAATATTAAGATAGTTACTCCTTTATAAACACCCAATGATGAATATATGTCACTAGTCAATCACCCCattaaaaaggaaagtAATAACGCTGGTTCTTTAACCAAGCAGTATATGAGCATTAATATAGACtgtttggaaataaaaCTCAACATGggccaaaaaaaagaaaaaaaattcaaagaaaatatctAACGAAGTGCCAAGTACAGCTCAAACGCAACAATACAACAAATATACAGGACTAATACCATTTGGCTTCAATTAAttgtctttgttttgttcTGCTCTATATTGTCATGGACATCGATTTGATTTACTAGTGAATACAAATCTTAGATTTGGCCTCAAAAGCAGAACTTCTGGTATTCGGGGTCACAAAGAAATATTCCATAAACGTATAATGCAATCAGACTAATTTAGGAAACAAACAGATTGAGACGCTAAGAGTTTCATCAGACTATCCAATAATGCATATACCTGTTTTCTCTCCACAggtaaagaaaaaatccaatcaaataatttttcGAATTTCCCATTTCGAGAGTCGCAGAAAATTGGACAAATTTTCATGGCAtcatttgttgaagatgattcaGTCATAAGAGGTTTTAATATATAGATAGAGCCCAAAAGCAAGTAAGAATGTCCGACATGACACCAGATCAGCAATACGAGCTTATCACAAGGAACCTTCAAGAAGTCCTTAATCCTCAAATTATCAAGAACgttcttgaaaatgaagatagACCATTAAGGGTCTACTGGGGTACTGCGCCAACTGGTAAGCCACACTGTGGTTATTTTGTTCCTATGGTCAAGTTGGCACATTTACTAAAGGCAGGTGTAGAAGTTACTGTCTTGATTGCTGATCTACATGCTTTCTTGGACAACATGAAGGCACCATTGGAAGTTGTTCAGTACAGAGCTAAGTACTACGAGTTTGTTGTTAAATCCATTTTAACCTCAATCAATGTTCCAATTGAGAAGTTAAAGTTTGTTCTTGGTTCTTCTTACCAGCTAACCCCTGAATATACTATGGATTTGTTTAAATTGTCAAACAGGGTATCTCAAAATGATGCAAAGAGAGCAGGTGCTGATGTTGTCAAACAGGTTGCAAATCCGTTGTTATCTGGTTTAATCTATCCTTTAATGCAAGTTTTGGACGAAGAATATTTAAAAGTTGATGTCCAATTAGGTGGTGTTGACCAGAGAAAGATTTTTGTTCTTGCGGAAGAGAATATCCAAGCTTTAGGTTACAAGAAAAGAGCACATCTAATGAATCGTATGGTTCCAGGATTAATGCAAGGTGGTAAGATGTCTGCTTCGGATCCAAACTCCAAGATTGATCTGTTGGAGCAACCaaaaattgtgaaaaagaagattaATCAAGCATTTTGTGCACCTGGTAATATTGAAGACAACGGTCTATTAGCATTTGTTAAAAATGTTCTAGGACCAATTTACGAATTAAAGCATGGTGACGGTAAGttccaattttttattgACAGACCTGAGAAGTACGGTGGTCCAATCACTTACAATACATACaaagaacttgaagatgCATTCAAGAATGAGCAACTATCCCCCGTGGATTTGAAATCTGGTGTTGCTGATGCAATCAATGTATTGCTAGCACCTATAATTGAGGAATATTCTGCAAACAAAGAGTTCCAAGAGGCAGAAACTAAGGGCTATCCTCCTCCAGCTCCAgaaccaaagaaaaataagaaGGTCAAAAACAGAGGTTCTAAATACCCTGGTGCTAAAGAGGTAAAAGTTGAAGCTACTAAGGACACATCTACCGAAGTAGTTGCTGAGAAACTCGACCAAACTAAAATCTAATATTTTACAAGTCTTTTATAAACTAGAGTGAGCTAATAACATGTATGCTTTTGTATAGAGTTAAGCAGCTTAAAAGCCAACTAAGAAAAGGTACTAAAACCttgaatttccaaattcattgaGCAGAGGCCTGTAccggaaaaaaaaaatcatttaGGTTAAGGAGACAGCaacacaagaaaaaaaataatttttaaCACCTTACCAGCCAAACATTAAATGTAGCTATGGACTGTATCATATTGTGCCATAGACCTAACACAGTGTTTCATATTGTGTAATTTACCCGGTTTTGGGAGTATGGAACCTCAACCGAGTCAGCATCCTCGTATTAAAGACTTGTTATCAGCAAATAGTTCTCCTGTGGTGGAATCACCATCTGCGGAATCTATTGATGCAGGTGATAAAAATAAGAAGAGGACGAACCTTGCATGCACAAATTGTCGTCAGAGGCATCTAAAGTGTGACGGGGGTGGTAATCCATGCTCAAGGTGCATACGGCTCAAATCAGACTGTATTTATCTAGAGGCTGATAAGAAAATTGTCATTAGTGTAAAATATTTGGATAAACTTCAAAGTATGATATCTAAGCTAAAGGTGGAGAATGCCAATTTAAGATCATTGAATAGAATAACAGATACTAAGGACGAAAATTCGAATATACAACACCTTAGTAATTTCAAAGGAGAGGCCTTAAATATTGGGAGTGAAGCTATTTCTCAATCTTCTGAGAAATCACCAAACTCAAACAAGCGTCCTTACCCTGAAGCGGAAGAATCACAAAAGGAAAGTGATAAAAGGAGTACCGAAATAATTCCTCCCTATCTTGAATCATACGGACGGCTTATCCATTCGAGAACAGGCGAACGTTTCTATGTTGGATCCTCTTCGATGACTTTATTTGGATTGGAAATCAATAGGTTAGTTGCACCaattattgaacaaaaagaagCCTCTGGATCTCCCGAATCTGTAACTTCCCACAATGGAAAGAATGAGACCATTTTAGAGAAGGAAGGGAATGCCTATCGAATTATGCTAGGTAAAACACATTCTAGGCCTGGGATGGACGTTAATTTTACATTACCGAGTTACAGTTATGCCATGCTCTTGGTTGACTCTTTCATTTCATATAATGATGGCTGCTTTTACTTTTTTAATGAGGGATTGGTCAAGGAAAACCTTAGAAGAATTTAccatgatgatgaaaaaagaGGATTCAAGCTTGATTATGGTATCGAATCTCTCAATAATGCACCCGATAATGATCCAACTTTGGAAACGATTTGGTTTTGCAAATTGCTATTGATATTTGCAGTTGGTGAAATGTACCTTGGTACAGCTAATTATCTTAATGGATATAAAATTAATGATAAGAATAAACTCAAAAAACAGAAGATGTCTCGAAAAAGCTCGTCAGTCAATTCATCCAATGAAGATACATCAAAGCGgaagaaacagaaataTCACCACGACGCAACAAAGCTACCCGGATctggatttttcaatcaGGCAAGCGATTTGTTTACTGGGTTGTTTGCAAGTGGATCGATTGATAATTGTACCAGGGAAGGTGGCGTTGAAGTGTTGCTATTGTATGCTTTCTATTTACAGGTTGCAGATTGTACAGCAGCTTCatacttttattttggGATTGCATTGCGTGCCTCTTTGTTGATGGGCTTACATGTTGATGTTGGTAAAGATACGTTGAATCGCTTTGAGTTAGAACACCGAAGAAGATTATGGTGGACGGTTTATATGTATGAACGGATGTTAGCGTCAAAGGCTGGCCTACCATTATCACTAACTGATGAGGATATTTCTTCAGAGCTTCCGAATGATTTTGACATGTCGAATCCAGGACCAGGTTGTGAAAACTATATATTTCCAGAGGCCGAGTTTATCAGCAACTGTGTCAAGATCACCAAGGTGAATGCCACAATTTTAAGAAAATTATACACTAGACATCCATCTTCGAATATCTTGCCAATTGTTCATGAATTGGTAGTTTCATTGCTCAAGTGGAAAAAGT
The Pichia kudriavzevii chromosome 2, complete sequence DNA segment above includes these coding regions:
- a CDS encoding uncharacterized protein (PKUD0B02500; Pfam Domains: Mago_nashi(7.4e-54)); amino-acid sequence: MSDSFDLNVGSTDTEFYLRFYSGGYKDNVHGHEFLEFDIRHNPGDKFATLRYANQTNYRNEELIRKEVCISLLVLEEILCIVKESQILLESDVFWPKAERESKQEIEIRCGNKKKVLKTVGRLSLVSIKGMNDAESLKIFYYLVQDLKTFIFSLISLHFKVNPLFS
- a CDS encoding uncharacterized protein (PKUD0B02470; Pfam Domains: Sulfate_transp(1.6e-85)) produces the protein MQYQADISYEEDKASFYENNQNMKVPEFHTREISSTTYVKNLFKNPTSRSLSYLKNIFPVIDWFPHYPTNLNWMLSDFITGVTVAIVLVPQSMSYAKLATLSPEFGLYSAFIGAMFYFLFATSREICIGPVAVLSQEVGKIVTRVQGKYPGLYSNEEIATTLALISGGIVLGIGLLKLGFIVELLSLPAILAFTTGSAFNIVAGQLAGLFGFSKKAGKHKSTCETIIAFLKHLPDTEVDVAFGLTGLVILYIWQFTCEYYLKKYKSDAKKRIAITYILNLRTAFVIIISTCISFGVLRYRPHSKKAPYSIIGDIPSGLKHVGRFVPPPGLAKHIASELPISTIVLVLEHISISKSFARINGYRVNPNQEFIAIGVTNMVGTFFGAYPVTGSFSRTALSAKCGVKTPLKALITGCSVLLSIYCFTNGFYYIPNATLCAIIIHCVAGLLASYKLTTKLYMFSPVDFIIFITGVFITVFATIEDGIYFALCASAAQLLWRLCLPNGSFLGRVKVATLENPILLPAGLKTSSENSTSENGSVTSINKTPFNESTKQALNPPTSYVYKWVPLPKEPNNPSKVHTRFINGNINVEKPPSGVLVYRMSESFVYSNCSLQIDQIIAKVRADYKPHNDNRERLWCEYTYAESNWKENWKHLKMGNFRKFFNKEIKDLEDANAGDDVSYDGNESDEYIQNRKRIEDSRPVFRILHLDFSQVVAVDATSVQALLDLQMTIDHFVGPQWEMHFSGIINPWITRALINAGFGAKRVDVTKIENSYLKRNLQNGWFEKLSTPSFLNRYLKSSTGSIDLEDTEFTDKADVFPGDLEVGFAEDNRSLPLYSTDYPNIHFDIPSYSGYD
- a CDS encoding uncharacterized protein (PKUD0B02510; similar to Saccharomyces cerevisiae YGR185C (TYS1); ancestral locus Anc_5.192) is translated as MSDMTPDQQYELITRNLQEVLNPQIIKNVLENEDRPLRVYWGTAPTGKPHCGYFVPMVKLAHLLKAGVEVTVLIADLHAFLDNMKAPLEVVQYRAKYYEFVVKSILTSINVPIEKLKFVLGSSYQLTPEYTMDLFKLSNRVSQNDAKRAGADVVKQVANPLLSGLIYPLMQVLDEEYLKVDVQLGGVDQRKIFVLAEENIQALGYKKRAHLMNRMVPGLMQGGKMSASDPNSKIDLLEQPKIVKKKINQAFCAPGNIEDNGLLAFVKNVLGPIYELKHGDGKFQFFIDRPEKYGGPITYNTYKELEDAFKNEQLSPVDLKSGVADAINVLLAPIIEEYSANKEFQEAETKGYPPPAPEPKKNKKVKNRGSKYPGAKEVKVEATKDTSTEVVAEKLDQTKI
- a CDS encoding uncharacterized protein (PKUD0B02480; similar to Saccharomyces cerevisiae YPL048W (CAM1); ancestral locus Anc_8.498) is translated as MSQGTLFGSTETRSILPVGLVKAFKLDIALEKREAPAQKAAFPNTKVPAFIGPKGFKLQESIAVLFYLISLHDAESPLLGTDVESKAQVLKYLSWATAELMTPVTVVIKILLNRVPFNKKALDTANAEVDQHVAQLEKRLLTHTFLVGERLTVADLFVASCFYRCFALTFGKKWRAEHPVFMRWFNTVIKTEYLSYFFDTFEFVDEPVKPQLPSKKETKPKQEEPAPAPAPAQPKKAKHPLEELGKPTIPLDELKRNYSNMETREGALPYFWNTFYNDKEWSLWRVDYKYNDELTLTFMSNNLVGGFFNRLSASTKYMFGCAVVYGENNNNGIVGAFLVRGQDYKPAFEVAPDFESYSFTKLDASKPEDREFVDNMWAWDKPVIVNGESKEIADGKVLK
- a CDS encoding uncharacterized protein (PKUD0B02490; similar to Saccharomyces cerevisiae YJR054W (YJR054W) and YML047C (PRM6); ancestral locus Anc_1.495), coding for MDHQLRHEPSLILFKEATRITFDNITGEYNYRKCSFFNFLSYLSLLVSIFLQFLFLASDIYTLIQIYALNDWEEFHVITYIPVLTYRITFTVCIGISFIYLIVTWVLGFFIQRRNRVVPSYLHTGARQIDSLKSYERFCIYEEVQSKKVHDWICLSIYTGYHYELINWLLADSPRQILNGVTIAYSVSNKFTSGELGMILSDIAKTNKKEAVLLSFMFFSFVVWLCFTFKNFIIILSSICIIPNIKRKKKTKFNKYCADLVAARVYKLYDSKAKMNEEELSKRRKVPSFIKNTNVEDSSFITEDYNDGTEDFDIVDPLRADQTNELTNDSVVSLEKLNPFDSYSQVSEFPLSHSRVNLVPKASLHRRSPSKNRVFTNNEYELHEITMSDPHNDAPHSKTTNHYDNGVKPTTDYSHSTNSPFCISEAETQDCGIRESYVYIPSKVYEEVYHQQSPLNGKPPRIVFETEGNPSSESSTLPQYTPTSSKNREHASHRKDPKYDGVDTDGEESEDDDDDEEEEDYIKIGQTSYGNPKRGNSRTLYGSRGLANHRTII